A stretch of the Streptococcus himalayensis genome encodes the following:
- a CDS encoding peptidylprolyl isomerase codes for MKKLLLLTAASSLFLWGCTDVQRALRGDEYVDSSLAAESRNKESEQYAKELEDALTNKHAVFPQLTDKVEKDQAEVAIKTSEGAIRIKLFPTYAPLAVENFLTHAKEGYYNGVIFHRIIQDFMIQTGDPKGNGTGGESIWAGKDASIDSGQGFKNEISPYLYNIRGALAMANAGADTNGSQFFINQNKQNQTNTLDPQKYPKAIIEAYQNGGNPSLDGNYTVFGQVLEGMDIVDKIAASETDERDKPKTDVKIESIEILQDYDLKK; via the coding sequence ATGAAAAAATTACTTCTATTAACCGCTGCTAGCAGTCTGTTTCTCTGGGGATGCACAGATGTTCAACGAGCTCTGCGTGGTGATGAATATGTGGATTCTAGCCTTGCTGCAGAATCGCGCAATAAGGAATCCGAACAATACGCCAAGGAGCTTGAAGATGCTCTAACTAACAAACATGCTGTCTTCCCTCAATTAACAGATAAGGTTGAAAAGGATCAGGCAGAAGTAGCGATCAAGACTAGCGAAGGTGCGATTCGAATCAAACTGTTCCCGACCTATGCACCACTGGCAGTTGAAAATTTTCTGACCCATGCCAAGGAAGGCTACTATAATGGTGTGATTTTCCACCGTATCATTCAAGACTTTATGATTCAAACGGGTGACCCCAAAGGCAATGGAACAGGCGGAGAATCCATCTGGGCTGGAAAAGATGCGAGTATCGATAGCGGGCAAGGTTTCAAAAATGAGATTTCACCTTATCTCTACAACATTCGCGGGGCTCTTGCCATGGCAAATGCTGGGGCAGATACCAACGGCAGTCAATTTTTCATCAACCAAAATAAGCAAAACCAGACAAACACACTCGATCCTCAAAAATATCCAAAAGCCATAATTGAAGCCTATCAAAATGGTGGAAATCCTAGCTTAGATGGAAATTATACTGTTTTTGGACAAGTCCTCGAAGGCATGGATATCGTTGATAAAATTGCCGCTAGTGAAACAGACGAGCGCGACAAACCAAAAACAGATGTGAAAATTGAGAGCATTGAAATTCTACAAGATTATGACCTTAAAAAATAA
- a CDS encoding DUF2500 domain-containing protein, whose amino-acid sequence MESYSHYPGAILLVGLFLLGLAWIILKSAKEEFKNNAAPKEEYAARLVGKRTYLGRGRYASTTYYLTFEWNQGERREFCVDGEVYGLLAEGDVGDLIFQGTRLIDFRRN is encoded by the coding sequence ATGGAAAGTTATAGCCATTATCCTGGAGCCATATTGCTAGTAGGACTTTTTCTGCTGGGATTAGCTTGGATCATTCTTAAGTCCGCAAAAGAAGAGTTCAAAAATAATGCAGCTCCCAAGGAGGAGTATGCAGCCCGTCTTGTCGGAAAACGGACTTATCTCGGTCGTGGGCGCTATGCTTCGACGACGTATTATTTGACCTTTGAGTGGAATCAGGGTGAGCGAAGGGAATTTTGTGTCGATGGAGAGGTTTACGGTCTGCTGGCGGAGGGAGATGTAGGAGACTTAATCTTTCAAGGAACTCGTTTGATTGATTTTCGTAGAAATTAG
- a CDS encoding LysM peptidoglycan-binding domain-containing protein — protein sequence MNKKALLFSTLALSFAPTISAQAEEVAQNWVPRSVEEIKADMMRSENKQSYTVKYGDTLSTIAEAFGLDMNVLANINKIANVNLIYPDTVLTITSNDQNQITGVEIQTPATAPAAEQVTAQVDLDSNKVVVNDQAVVVEDVTKPVTEVPASVATNVSESTEVSTTSEQPAELPSSSAEAVVAPEVPEVPAVSEQPAELPAAAEETPAVPNESTAAEVPAPEVAEPAAVEIPAPAAEKAAPAPSQPAYNAPAATDYAGIASANPQNAGLRPQTAAFKEEVASAYGITSFSLYRPGDSGDHGKGLAVDFMVGNNTALGDQVADYATSNMASRGISYVIWKQRFYAPYPSIYGPANTWNPMEDRGSITENHFDHVHVSMNP from the coding sequence ATGAACAAAAAAGCCTTGCTTTTTTCTACCCTAGCCTTATCATTTGCACCAACAATCAGTGCACAAGCAGAAGAAGTAGCACAAAATTGGGTGCCGCGTTCTGTTGAGGAAATTAAGGCAGACATGATGCGTAGCGAAAACAAACAAAGCTACACGGTCAAATACGGAGATACATTGAGCACGATTGCAGAAGCTTTCGGTCTGGATATGAATGTGCTTGCAAATATCAATAAAATTGCAAATGTAAACTTGATTTATCCTGATACAGTTCTCACGATTACCTCAAATGATCAAAATCAGATTACAGGAGTTGAAATTCAAACGCCAGCAACTGCCCCAGCTGCAGAGCAAGTGACGGCACAAGTTGACTTAGATAGCAATAAAGTCGTTGTCAATGACCAAGCGGTAGTTGTAGAAGATGTGACCAAGCCAGTCACAGAAGTCCCAGCATCCGTAGCAACAAATGTGTCAGAATCGACTGAAGTTTCAACAACTTCTGAACAGCCAGCAGAGCTTCCATCAAGCTCAGCAGAAGCGGTAGTAGCACCAGAGGTGCCAGAAGTACCAGCAGTTTCTGAACAACCAGCGGAACTTCCAGCAGCTGCAGAAGAAACACCAGCTGTTCCAAATGAATCTACAGCGGCTGAAGTTCCAGCACCAGAGGTGGCAGAACCAGCAGCAGTTGAAATTCCAGCTCCAGCTGCAGAGAAAGCTGCCCCAGCTCCAAGCCAGCCAGCCTACAATGCTCCAGCAGCAACAGACTATGCAGGTATTGCTTCTGCAAATCCTCAAAATGCAGGTCTTCGCCCACAAACAGCAGCCTTTAAAGAAGAAGTTGCTAGTGCCTATGGCATTACCTCCTTTAGTCTTTACCGTCCAGGTGATAGTGGTGACCACGGAAAAGGCTTAGCAGTTGACTTTATGGTTGGAAATAATACAGCTCTTGGAGATCAAGTGGCAGACTACGCAACGAGCAATATGGCAAGTAGAGGTATTTCTTATGTCATTTGGAAACAGCGTTTTTATGCACCTTACCCAAGTATCTACGGACCAGCCAATACATGGAACCCAATGGAGGATCGAGGTAGCATCACTGAGAACCACTTTGACCACGTTCATGTATCAATGAATCCATAA
- a CDS encoding DNA translocase FtsK: MVTQKNTKKSRTTRRPTKAELERKKARNRMLLSILSAFLLVFAALRLGAVGVTIYNLIRLMVGSLAYVAIAATLLYLFMFKKINQKEGAKSGFLSLFVGLLIIFQAYFVMAVNVKGQVLSTTFARVWMDLVAFRVKSFAGGGVFGALLYGPTAFLFSNIGSYFIGLLLLVLGALLISPWSMYEVTEHVMERFREWQEQREIKRQQKFAEKEARETAARLTEENMRSTVDLETGEIMEYENPVPRPVPAESEAIEPEIIDYDEQEPAGFDEETDETDSSEELEVSFTPKEHLDYKLPNLSLFAPDKPKNQSKEKKIVRENIKILEETFASFGIKATVERAEIGPSVTKYEVKPAVGVRVNRISNLADDLALALAAKDVRIEAPIPGKSLVGIEVPNSEVATVSFRELWEQSKTDATKLLEIPLGKAVNGSTRSFDLAKMPHLLVAGSTGSGKSVAVNGIISSILMKARPDQVKFMMVDPKMVELSVYNDIPHLLIPVVTNPRKAARALQKVVDEMESRYELFSKVGARNIAGFNAKVEEYNAQTEYKQISLPLIVVIVDELADLMMVASKEVEDAIIRLGQKARAAGIHMILATQRPSVDVISGLIKANVPSRIAFAVSSGTDSRTILDENGAEKLLGRGDMLFKPIDENHPVRLQGSFISDDDVEAIVSFIKHQAEAEYDESFDPGEVTEGDFEGATGDSGGDPLFEEAKALVVETQKASASMIQRRLSVGFNRATRLMEELEAAGVIGPAEGTKPRKVLEMQ, from the coding sequence ATGGTAACACAGAAAAATACGAAAAAAAGTCGGACGACACGACGTCCGACGAAAGCAGAATTGGAACGAAAAAAAGCACGCAATCGAATGCTTCTGAGTATTTTATCGGCTTTTTTATTGGTGTTTGCTGCCCTTCGTTTAGGAGCAGTTGGGGTGACGATTTACAATCTCATCCGATTGATGGTCGGAAGTTTAGCTTATGTAGCCATCGCAGCGACCTTGCTATATCTCTTTATGTTCAAGAAGATAAACCAAAAGGAAGGTGCGAAATCAGGATTTTTAAGCCTTTTTGTGGGGCTCTTGATTATTTTTCAGGCCTATTTTGTCATGGCTGTCAATGTAAAGGGGCAGGTGTTATCCACAACGTTTGCTCGGGTTTGGATGGATTTAGTGGCTTTTCGAGTCAAATCTTTTGCAGGGGGAGGTGTTTTTGGAGCTCTTCTTTATGGGCCGACCGCCTTCTTATTTTCAAACATTGGTTCTTATTTTATCGGCCTTCTTCTCCTAGTCTTGGGAGCCCTTTTGATTAGTCCGTGGTCGATGTATGAGGTAACAGAGCATGTGATGGAGCGTTTTCGTGAGTGGCAAGAACAGCGTGAAATCAAACGCCAGCAGAAATTTGCTGAAAAAGAAGCGCGTGAGACCGCGGCTCGTTTGACAGAAGAAAACATGCGTTCAACGGTTGACTTGGAAACAGGGGAGATTATGGAGTATGAAAATCCAGTCCCTAGACCAGTGCCAGCGGAAAGTGAGGCAATAGAACCTGAGATTATTGACTATGATGAGCAGGAGCCTGCGGGCTTTGATGAGGAAACGGATGAAACAGATAGTAGCGAAGAGCTAGAAGTTTCCTTTACGCCTAAAGAACATTTGGATTACAAATTACCAAATTTGTCTCTTTTTGCCCCAGATAAGCCTAAGAATCAATCCAAGGAAAAAAAGATTGTTCGGGAAAATATTAAGATTTTGGAAGAAACCTTTGCCAGTTTTGGGATTAAGGCGACGGTGGAGCGGGCAGAAATTGGCCCGTCTGTCACCAAATACGAGGTGAAGCCAGCTGTTGGTGTACGGGTCAATCGGATTTCGAATTTGGCAGATGATTTGGCTCTAGCCCTTGCGGCCAAAGATGTGCGAATTGAAGCACCGATTCCGGGAAAATCTTTAGTAGGGATTGAAGTGCCGAATTCCGAAGTAGCAACGGTTTCCTTCAGGGAATTGTGGGAACAGTCCAAGACAGACGCTACGAAGCTCCTTGAAATTCCCCTTGGAAAAGCAGTCAATGGCTCGACGCGTTCCTTTGATTTAGCTAAAATGCCCCATCTGTTAGTCGCAGGATCAACCGGATCTGGAAAATCTGTTGCAGTCAATGGTATCATCTCTAGTATTCTGATGAAGGCTAGGCCAGATCAGGTGAAATTTATGATGGTGGATCCGAAAATGGTAGAATTATCGGTCTATAATGATATTCCTCATCTTCTGATTCCTGTGGTGACCAATCCTCGAAAAGCTGCACGAGCCCTTCAAAAGGTCGTGGATGAAATGGAAAGTCGCTACGAGTTATTTTCCAAGGTGGGGGCTAGAAATATTGCTGGCTTCAATGCCAAGGTTGAAGAATACAATGCCCAGACCGAGTATAAACAGATTTCTCTGCCCTTGATTGTGGTCATTGTAGATGAGTTAGCAGACTTGATGATGGTAGCCAGCAAGGAAGTAGAGGATGCCATTATTCGTCTGGGACAAAAGGCACGGGCGGCTGGTATTCACATGATTCTCGCAACCCAGCGTCCATCGGTTGATGTCATCTCTGGTTTGATTAAGGCAAATGTTCCGTCACGGATTGCCTTTGCTGTCTCAAGTGGAACGGATAGTCGTACGATTTTGGATGAAAATGGTGCAGAGAAACTCTTGGGTCGAGGCGACATGCTCTTTAAGCCGATTGATGAAAATCATCCTGTCCGCTTACAAGGTTCCTTTATTTCAGATGATGATGTTGAAGCGATTGTGAGTTTTATTAAACACCAAGCAGAAGCTGAGTACGATGAGTCCTTTGACCCTGGTGAAGTAACAGAAGGAGACTTTGAGGGTGCAACAGGTGATAGCGGTGGCGATCCGCTCTTTGAAGAAGCGAAAGCCCTAGTTGTTGAAACGCAAAAGGCCAGTGCTTCTATGATTCAACGTCGCTTATCAGTTGGCTTTAATCGTGCAACTCGCTTGATGGAAGAATTGGAAGCTGCAGGGGTAATTGGTCCTGCTGAAGGAACGAAACCAAGAAAGGTACTGGAAATGCAATGA
- a CDS encoding VOC family protein: MIKALELYLVTDGNGQEAVEFYREVFHAEVISSLTWGEQVPDCPADRAHLLMNAQLKIGEQRLMISDENPDFDYKHGYNMTGAIIVDRVEDAQEIYEKLSQGARKIHLELQETFWSPAYANLEDRFGMMWQISTEVG; encoded by the coding sequence ATGATTAAAGCCCTAGAATTATACCTAGTCACAGATGGAAATGGCCAAGAAGCAGTTGAATTTTATCGGGAAGTCTTCCATGCGGAAGTTATTTCTTCTTTGACCTGGGGAGAGCAAGTACCAGATTGTCCAGCCGATCGTGCTCATTTATTGATGAACGCACAGTTGAAGATTGGCGAGCAACGACTTATGATTTCAGATGAAAATCCAGATTTTGACTACAAGCATGGCTATAACATGACAGGGGCGATTATTGTCGATCGAGTAGAAGATGCCCAAGAAATTTATGAAAAATTGAGCCAAGGGGCTCGTAAAATTCATCTAGAATTGCAAGAAACTTTTTGGAGTCCAGCCTATGCGAATTTAGAAGATCGCTTTGGTATGATGTGGCAGATTTCAACGGAGGTGGGATAA
- a CDS encoding discoidin domain-containing protein: MKASSKELFEKRRRYAIRTLAVGTCSVMIGAFLLSQNQLIAAEEVTEAEGANASRELESGRENAGNTLDTSYAAPAASPEMTNPSEANQAENQKIDIGNDSVAHHYTIENGVLRTESIENKLTKEKVEFAADSKEFNVRFKSDEVAEPISAEPLSTDKESWTVRSNSVASETSMTEGPARLAVDNNPNTIWHTNWGAGTGPQGTLPAHVELEFPQAKHIKTLAYLPRQVGTNGDAKEYKIYAKMGESAEYQEVKNGRLEPYPNKEWQFIDLGDLLAVRALKFEVISTQNGNSYGAAAELDVSEKSVTELQLEAERRRKEYAERVQRLEDKHSISMKNLRVKKDGVKTEQTAEGQRTTFTFLPYHYQGKTLNLRYVVDLKNDAKFMQSHLEIAAPEGQEDLAIDTIDLQSYKLKGDEKIWKLPKQADIAEMAGFNGFYAGLGQPVYVKSFYTGSEFPVAWNTVDDTETLYSRYYSGKSLNQLTKNKDGYYETWNTVLGVARSDDYQVLQQDFYKYIQAIGQDTYYRKQYNSWFDHMLNINAKNIQNSFNEIEKGFTNGGVAPLDSFVVDDGWQDMDTLWDFNTKFPNKLYDSSKQAQRLGSNFGLWMGPQGGYSQPGHLADALVRQNKGSKHAGVVYIGDKRYVEGLNNLYADYEDKFGINYWKLDGLLLNPRPDTDPNGNFIGGGYKNMYSMTEAHERWIGLYNTIRKSAKDPSKMWINLTSYITPSPWYLQWVNSIWMQNSSDVDYEDNVKRGEYASLDFGNDANEAITYRDDRYEELINLRKWQLPFSNIYNHDPVYGNTSHSAKRIEPNGDYRPPIEFSTDDLRNYLYMLGTRGTGFWEFYYSYNKMDDAKWQVNGEAVNWIESNFETLKHARFHGGKPGHGEVYGYSAWNEDSGILSIRNPINRKQSYTVRLDRLIGVPENMAAMYRTTVLGDKRHDKAGVTNYNEEVTVELEPYESLVFQYSKKKDETSATVENAKATSSRTVDLRFNERVLIDQATFTVEGNRVSNASLNADLRTVTLTLEEELENGQTVSVGYSNVKDNAAEANISTGTVQTTYFSEGRIEDISHVRLGTPLKQDGIEGTGEFSVTVKTTLDKLGQTLAQQGDDWKLSVDDNGRVHFAVKELEVQSAPHTDLKPDDRGMPDKLIAPHEEVVITAVRNRNGSLRLYLNGEVHNTAYDKTKVNESLSIGDLTVGTTDFAGRIDRFILENHAHDFKSAAALRQEVAPKPYLAAIAGATVTAPSYDADDGGVARPVSAALDGDARTYWASDPNQDNRTSPQSLTFTLAEPKMVAGVDYTPRHIANAVGNIKKAYIETSLDGEHWTRADLVGKNEENMIQLNPAHTDKQSLQFAPVMAKYVRLTATETAHWQASSVNKVVAAAEVALVEQVMPEITETPTYNYLYNALVEAAGVKEKSYTAESYATLVAAVQAGSAALTSEDQETLDRHYEAVKAALAHLEKVAETPVIEMHHSVGDIPAPTVSEKPTLELHHSVGDVSAPTVSEKPILELHHSVGDVPAPTVSEKPILELHHSVGDVAAPTVSEKPTLELHHSVGDVPAPTVSEKPILELHHSLGDVAAPTVSEKPTLELHHSVGDVAAPTVSEKPTLELHHSVGDVAAPTVSEKPTLELHHSVGDVPAPTVSEKPTLELHHSVGDVAAPTVSEKPTLKLHHSVGDVAAPTVSEKPTLELHHAVGGTVADKPTLELGNVVSATPAPTVEDKMMGLVHEGTQLKVVGSVAALNGATKLRVRPMTSTAPALENQNYELYDVTLYNEKDEPVQIKGEVTVVLPSKGKVDKVYYVLNNMTESLPFIQNADQTEVMFKVTHFSQYALVYAKGESAPVVNGVAVKPVNTTSAVQPGIQLLANDKKDEKMEAQSMPADKMMADKEMKSEQSLPNTSSAESALGLAGLVLMAMGASALKPRNKDA, from the coding sequence ATGAAAGCAAGCAGCAAAGAATTGTTTGAAAAGCGTCGGAGATACGCCATTCGGACCTTAGCAGTTGGGACATGCTCAGTGATGATTGGAGCTTTTTTATTGTCACAAAATCAACTGATTGCAGCAGAAGAAGTGACAGAAGCAGAAGGGGCGAATGCGTCTAGAGAGCTGGAATCAGGCAGGGAAAATGCGGGAAATACCCTAGATACTAGCTATGCAGCACCTGCTGCGTCACCAGAGATGACCAATCCATCAGAAGCAAACCAAGCTGAAAATCAAAAGATAGATATTGGAAATGACTCTGTCGCTCACCATTATACAATTGAAAATGGCGTATTGCGGACAGAATCTATCGAAAATAAGTTGACCAAGGAAAAGGTTGAGTTTGCAGCGGATTCGAAAGAATTCAATGTGCGTTTCAAGTCGGACGAGGTGGCAGAGCCTATTTCTGCAGAGCCCTTGTCAACTGATAAGGAAAGCTGGACGGTTCGTTCCAACTCTGTTGCTTCTGAAACGTCAATGACTGAAGGTCCAGCTCGACTAGCAGTTGATAATAACCCAAACACGATTTGGCATACGAACTGGGGAGCAGGGACAGGACCACAAGGGACACTTCCAGCCCATGTAGAGCTCGAATTTCCACAGGCAAAGCACATTAAGACCCTAGCCTATCTTCCTCGTCAGGTTGGAACAAATGGAGATGCAAAAGAGTATAAGATTTATGCTAAAATGGGTGAATCTGCTGAGTATCAGGAAGTGAAAAATGGCCGGTTAGAACCTTATCCAAACAAGGAGTGGCAATTCATCGACCTTGGGGACTTGCTGGCTGTTCGAGCCTTGAAATTTGAAGTGATTTCAACTCAAAATGGGAATTCCTACGGAGCAGCGGCAGAGTTGGATGTTTCTGAAAAGTCTGTCACAGAATTGCAGCTAGAGGCAGAGCGTCGTCGAAAAGAGTATGCTGAGCGGGTGCAGCGTTTAGAAGATAAACACTCGATTTCCATGAAAAATCTTCGTGTGAAAAAAGATGGCGTTAAAACCGAACAAACCGCAGAAGGTCAGCGGACAACCTTTACATTCCTTCCTTATCATTACCAAGGAAAGACTTTAAATCTTCGTTATGTCGTCGATTTGAAAAATGATGCTAAGTTTATGCAAAGTCATTTGGAAATTGCAGCTCCAGAAGGTCAAGAAGACTTAGCGATTGATACCATTGACTTGCAATCCTATAAGCTTAAAGGAGATGAAAAGATTTGGAAACTGCCCAAACAAGCAGATATTGCTGAAATGGCAGGATTCAATGGCTTTTATGCTGGTTTAGGTCAGCCTGTTTATGTCAAGAGTTTCTATACAGGTTCTGAGTTCCCGGTAGCGTGGAATACGGTAGATGATACCGAAACCTTGTATTCTCGCTACTACTCTGGCAAGAGCCTCAATCAGTTAACCAAAAACAAAGATGGTTATTACGAAACGTGGAATACAGTTCTAGGGGTTGCTCGTTCGGATGATTACCAAGTCTTGCAACAGGATTTCTATAAATATATTCAAGCGATTGGGCAAGACACCTACTATCGTAAGCAGTATAATTCTTGGTTTGACCACATGCTCAATATCAATGCCAAGAATATTCAAAATAGTTTCAATGAAATTGAAAAAGGCTTTACCAATGGAGGTGTAGCACCGCTTGATTCCTTTGTGGTGGATGATGGCTGGCAGGACATGGACACTCTCTGGGATTTTAATACGAAATTCCCAAATAAGCTTTACGATTCTAGTAAACAGGCTCAGCGGTTAGGCTCCAATTTTGGGCTTTGGATGGGACCACAAGGTGGATATTCACAGCCAGGTCATTTGGCAGATGCACTGGTGCGTCAAAACAAGGGCTCTAAGCACGCAGGTGTTGTCTATATTGGGGACAAACGCTATGTTGAAGGTTTGAATAATCTCTATGCAGATTATGAAGATAAATTTGGCATTAACTATTGGAAATTAGACGGACTTTTGCTCAATCCTCGGCCGGATACAGATCCAAATGGAAACTTTATCGGCGGAGGCTACAAAAACATGTATTCCATGACAGAGGCTCATGAGCGCTGGATTGGTCTTTATAATACTATCAGAAAGAGTGCCAAAGACCCTTCAAAAATGTGGATTAACTTGACATCCTACATTACTCCATCTCCTTGGTACCTCCAATGGGTTAACTCCATTTGGATGCAAAATTCTTCTGACGTGGATTATGAAGACAATGTCAAGCGGGGTGAATATGCTAGTCTTGATTTTGGAAATGACGCCAACGAAGCGATTACCTATCGGGATGACCGCTATGAAGAGCTAATCAATCTGCGCAAGTGGCAATTACCATTTTCAAACATTTACAACCATGACCCTGTCTATGGAAATACATCGCACTCTGCTAAACGAATTGAACCAAACGGCGATTATCGTCCACCGATTGAATTTAGCACAGATGATTTACGCAATTATCTCTACATGCTAGGAACGCGGGGAACTGGCTTCTGGGAATTCTATTACAGCTACAACAAGATGGATGATGCTAAGTGGCAAGTCAATGGAGAGGCTGTTAACTGGATTGAATCAAATTTTGAGACCTTGAAACACGCTCGCTTCCATGGAGGAAAGCCAGGTCATGGGGAAGTATATGGCTATTCTGCTTGGAATGAAGATAGCGGTATTTTATCCATTCGAAATCCAATCAATCGCAAACAAAGCTATACGGTTCGTCTTGATCGCTTGATTGGTGTACCGGAAAATATGGCGGCTATGTACCGGACGACGGTCTTGGGAGATAAGCGTCATGATAAGGCAGGGGTGACCAACTATAATGAAGAGGTTACAGTTGAGCTTGAACCTTATGAATCTTTGGTCTTCCAATATAGCAAGAAAAAAGATGAAACCTCCGCTACAGTCGAAAATGCAAAAGCAACTTCCTCTAGAACCGTTGATCTTCGCTTTAATGAAAGAGTCTTGATTGACCAAGCGACCTTCACCGTAGAAGGAAATCGAGTATCCAATGCTAGTCTAAATGCTGATTTGCGCACGGTTACCTTGACCTTGGAAGAAGAGCTAGAAAATGGTCAGACTGTATCTGTTGGTTACAGCAATGTCAAGGATAACGCTGCTGAAGCAAATATCAGTACAGGAACTGTGCAGACTACCTATTTCTCTGAAGGTCGTATTGAGGACATTAGCCATGTTCGTTTGGGAACCCCTCTCAAACAAGATGGGATTGAAGGAACGGGCGAATTTAGTGTGACTGTTAAGACAACTCTGGACAAGCTAGGTCAAACACTTGCCCAACAAGGCGATGATTGGAAGTTGTCAGTTGATGATAATGGCCGTGTTCATTTTGCCGTGAAAGAATTGGAAGTCCAATCAGCACCTCATACAGATTTGAAACCAGATGATCGTGGCATGCCGGATAAGCTAATTGCCCCACATGAAGAAGTCGTGATTACAGCCGTTCGAAATCGTAATGGTAGCTTACGTCTCTACCTCAATGGTGAAGTGCACAATACGGCGTATGACAAAACAAAGGTCAATGAATCTCTATCCATTGGAGATTTGACAGTCGGAACGACAGATTTTGCAGGTCGCATTGATCGCTTTATCCTAGAAAATCATGCCCATGATTTCAAATCAGCCGCAGCACTTCGGCAAGAAGTGGCTCCAAAACCTTACCTAGCAGCCATTGCTGGAGCGACAGTAACTGCTCCATCCTATGATGCAGATGATGGAGGAGTTGCTCGCCCAGTTTCGGCAGCCCTAGATGGAGATGCCAGAACCTATTGGGCAAGTGATCCAAATCAAGATAACCGCACTAGTCCGCAGAGCCTTACTTTTACGCTAGCAGAGCCAAAAATGGTTGCTGGGGTTGATTACACACCACGCCATATTGCAAATGCGGTTGGAAATATTAAGAAAGCCTACATAGAAACGAGCTTAGACGGAGAACATTGGACGCGTGCAGATCTTGTTGGAAAAAATGAGGAGAATATGATTCAGTTGAATCCTGCTCATACCGACAAGCAATCACTTCAATTTGCTCCAGTAATGGCTAAGTATGTACGATTGACAGCTACAGAAACAGCTCACTGGCAGGCTTCAAGTGTTAATAAGGTTGTTGCAGCAGCAGAAGTGGCCCTAGTAGAGCAAGTAATGCCAGAAATAACAGAGACACCAACTTATAATTATCTGTACAATGCCCTTGTTGAGGCCGCAGGTGTTAAAGAGAAGAGCTATACAGCAGAAAGTTATGCAACATTGGTAGCAGCAGTTCAAGCAGGTAGTGCAGCCTTGACATCTGAGGATCAAGAGACCTTGGATCGCCACTACGAGGCGGTCAAGGCAGCCCTAGCTCATTTAGAGAAAGTTGCTGAAACACCAGTAATCGAAATGCACCATTCCGTGGGTGACATTCCAGCCCCAACGGTATCCGAAAAACCAACGCTAGAGTTGCACCACTCCGTAGGTGATGTTTCAGCCCCAACCGTTTCTGAAAAACCAATTCTAGAATTGCACCATTCCGTAGGCGATGTTCCCGCCCCAACCGTTTCTGAAAAACCAATTCTAGAATTGCACCATTCCGTAGGTGATGTTGCAGCCCCAACAGTTTCTGAGAAACCAACCTTGGAATTGCACCATTCCGTAGGTGATGTTCCAGCCCCAACCGTTTCTGAAAAACCAATTTTGGAATTGCATCATTCCTTAGGTGATGTTGCAGCCCCAACAGTTTCTGAGAAACCAACCTTGGAATTGCATCATTCGGTAGGTGATGTTGCGGCTCCAACAGTTTCCGAGAAACCAACCTTGGAATTGCATCACTCCGTAGGTGACGTTGCAGCCCCAACTGTTTCTGAGAAACCAACGCTGGAATTGCACCATTCCGTAGGCGACGTTCCAGCGCCAACCGTTTCTGAGAAACCAACGCTAGAATTGCACCACTCCGTAGGTGATGTTGCAGCCCCAACCGTTTCTGAGAAACCAACGTTGAAATTGCATCACTCCGTAGGTGACGTTGCGGCTCCAACGGTATCCGAAAAACCAACGCTAGAATTGCATCACGCAGTGGGTGGAACTGTTGCCGACAAACCGACACTTGAGTTAGGTAATGTAGTGAGTGCCACCCCAGCGCCAACTGTTGAGGATAAGATGATGGGCTTGGTTCACGAAGGAACACAGCTGAAGGTTGTTGGTTCCGTTGCTGCCTTGAACGGTGCTACCAAGTTAAGAGTTCGTCCAATGACTTCAACAGCACCTGCATTGGAAAACCAAAACTATGAATTGTACGATGTGACTCTTTATAATGAAAAAGACGAACCGGTGCAAATCAAGGGAGAAGTAACCGTTGTCCTTCCAAGTAAAGGTAAAGTGGATAAGGTCTACTATGTTCTTAACAATATGACAGAAAGTCTGCCATTTATCCAAAATGCGGATCAGACAGAAGTCATGTTTAAGGTTACTCACTTTAGCCAATATGCACTTGTTTACGCCAAAGGTGAGTCTGCACCAGTGGTGAATGGAGTGGCGGTAAAACCAGTCAATACTACTTCAGCTGTGCAACCAGGTATTCAATTGCTTGCAAATGACAAGAAGGATGAAAAGATGGAAGCTCAAAGCATGCCAGCAGATAAGATGATGGCAGACAAAGAGATGAAGTCTGAACAGTCCTTGCCAAATACAAGCAGTGCAGAGTCCGCACTTGGTTTAGCAGGTCTTGTTTTAATGGCGATGGGAGCTAGTGCTCTGAAGCCTAGAAACAAAGATGCGTAA